Genomic window (Jeotgalibaca ciconiae):
CCTGCCTAGCTATAAAGCAGCAATGGATGCTGGTGTAAAGCTTGTTATGACAGCCTTTAATACCTTGAATGGGATTCCTTGTACCGGAAATGAATGGTTAAACAAAGAACTTTTAAGAGACGAATACGATTTTGAAGGTGTCTTGATTTCAGATTATGCGGCGATAGAAGAATTGAAATACCACGGATACACAGCAAATAATCAGGAATCAGCTGAAAAAGCAATTCAGAGTACCGTAGACATTGATATGAAAACGGCTATTTATGCGAATGAGCTGAAGACGCTAACAGAAGAGAATCCTCTGCTTCTACAATTGGTCGATGAATCAGCTTACCGTGTGTTGACATTGAAAAATGATTTAGGATTATTTGAAGATCCTTATCGTGGTATGAAACGAGAAGCAGAAGCAGAAACTTCTTCTTTCCCAAGAGAACATATAGAAGCGATGGAGGAATTGGCAAGAGAGTCGATTGTCTTATTGAAAAATGCCGATCAACTACCATTGAAGAAAAAGAAAATTGCTTTGATTGGTCCTTATAGCAAAGAGAAGTCGGTTCTTGGCTTCTGGGCAATCACCGGTGACGAAGAAGATGCCTATTCATTATATGATGGACTGACAGAATTCTCAGACGAAGAAAATCTGGGTTGGGATATTGAAGTAGCATCAGGTGCCCCTTTGATTCAAGAAAAAGATTTTTATCAGTTTGGGAAATATGCGGATCGTTTTGTGGAAGAGACTCAAAGCCAAGAACAATTGTTGGCAGAAGCTCTGGAAATAGCAAATGCTTCAGACATAGTGTTATTAGCATTAGGTGAGTCTGCCTATCAAAGCGGTGAAGGCGGTTCTCGCGTAAACCCATCACTGCCTGAACATCAAATCGCTTTACTGAAGGAATTAAAGAAAACAGGGAAACCGATTATTCTAATTGTTTTCTCTGGGCGTCCCTTACTTTTAGACAAAGTAGTAGATGAAGTAGAAGCGATTATCTATGCTTGGTTCCCTGGGACGATGTCTGGAAAAGTCTTGGCGGAAATCCTATCGGGAAAAGTGAACCCATCAGCTCGTCTATCGATGACTTTCCCAAGAGCGGTCGGTCAAATTCCGATCTACTATAGTGAGCTTAGTACGGGCCGGCCTCATGAGCGCATTGAGCCCTATCATCGCTTCGCATCTCGTTATTTGGATGAAAGTAACAGTCCGCTGTTTCCATTTGGTTTTGGTCTATCCTATAGTCAAGTGGAGTATACGGAAATGAAGGCTAAGGAAGAGGCCGGCAAGCATTATGTGACGATTCAAGTAAGGAATACAGGTGTCTATCCAACCAAAGAGGTTGTGCAATTATACGTACAAGATAAAGCAGCTTCGGTTGTACGGCCAGTAAAAGAATTGAGAGCATTTGAAAAAATATCTTTAAAACCTGGAGAGACGAGTGAGGTTGCTTTTGAATTAACAGATGACTTATTTTCTTTTATTGATAACGAAGGCAATGAAATCGTAGAAGCAGGAGAATATATCTTGTTTATTGGACAACATGCGCTCGATGATCGTTTCCAATTAACTGTACAGCGGTAAAGGATGTAACAATCAGTAAAACGATTGAAGAAGTTTTGTGATAAGAAATAGTTCTTAAAAAGAAGCTAAAAAAGATAAGGAGACAGAACATGGCTGAAAAAGAATATTTAAATATAGCAAGAGATGTTATTGACGCAGTAGGTGGGCAAGACAATATTAGTTCAATGGCACACTGCGCAACTCGTTTGCGCTTAGTGGTGAAAGACCGTGACAAAATTCAAGACGAAAAAGTGGAGAATATAGACAAGGCGAAGGGCTTTTTCTTCACCTCAGGACAATACCAAATTATTTTTGGAACAGGAATTGTTAACCGTGTATATGAAGCGATGGAAGAAGTCGGTGTTTCTGCAACCACAAAAGAAGGCTTAAAAGAACAAGCTGCTGATAAAGAAGGCAGTTCTTTGAAACGATTGATACGTGTCTTTGGTGATGTGTTTGTACCTATCATTCCTGCTTTAGTTGCGACTGGTTTGTTCATGGGATTACGGGGATTATTAACACAGCCACAAATGTTAGGTTTATTTGGGATGACGCCAGATAGCATTTCGTCTAATTTCATTATGGTGACTCAGATTCTAACAGATACAGCCTTTGCTTTCTTACCAGTTTTGGTTTGTTGGTCTGCATTCCGGGTCTTTGGCGGAAGCCCGCTATTAGGGATTTTACTCGGATTAATGCTTGTTAGTCCTTCACTTCCAACCTCTTGGGATGTCGCTCAAGGAACAGGAGATCCATTGTTATTTTTCGGATTTATTAAAGTTGCTGGCTATCAAGGGTCAGTCTTACCAGCATTTATTATGGGATTCTTAGGTGCCAATATTGAAAAAAAAGTTCGGAAAGTTGTCCCTCCAGCATTAGATTTAATTTTAACACCATTTATTAGCTTATTAGCGATGTTGTTATTAGCATTATTCCTCGTTGGCCCAGTGTTCCACGAAGCTGAAATGTTATTGCTGCACGCTGTAGAATGGATTTTGAATTTACCGTTTGGCTTGGGCGGGTTGATTTACGGGGGACTGAACCAGATTATCGTTGTAACCGGCTTGCACCATGCGTTGAATTTAATTGAGATTCAATTATTAGCAGAAACAGGCTGGAATCCAGTAAATATGATAAGCACTGCCTCAATTGTTGCGCAAGCAGGTGCAGCCTTTGCAGTAGGGCTAAAAAGTAAAAAAACAAAAGTCAAGGCAGTTGCGTTTCCTTCAACTTTCTCAGCCTTATTAGGAATCACTGAACCAGCCATGTTTGGTGTGAACTTGCGTTATGGTAAACCATTTATCATGGGGTTACTCGGTGGAGCAGTTGGTGGATTCTTAGCAAGTATCTTTAACATGCAAGCAACTGGGATGTCTATTACAGCAATTCCGGGACTTTTATTGTATTTAAATAATCAATTCTTTATGTATATTTTGATCAGTGTCATTAGTTTTTTTGTCGCTTTCGGGTTGACATGGATGTTTGGATACAATGATGGCATGTTAGAAAAATAAGTTAGGAGTCAGACAATGTTGCCACAGAAAGAATGGACGATGGAAGAAAAATACCTACCGTATGATCAATGGTCTGAAGAATATGTGAATCAATTGAGAGCGTCCGTGCAAGCTTCGAAATGGCGACAAACGTTTCACGTGCAGCCTGAAACAGGCTTGTTGAACGACCCAAATGGATTTTCATATCATGATGGGAAATGGCATTTATTTTATCAAGCTTTCCCATATGGACCCGTTCATGGGTTAAAGTCGTGGTATAAAGTAGAATCTAAAGATTTAATCCATTGGGAAAGCCAGGGTTCAGCAATTTTACCAGATACAGTTTATGACAGCCACGGTGCCTATTCCGGTTCAGCTCTTCCAGTTGGAGATGATTTGCGCATTTTCTATACGGGAAACGTACGCGATGAAGAATGGAACCGCTCATCTTATCAGTTAGGTGCGGTCATGAAAAAAGATAAGATTTTAAAACTTGAAAAGCCATTGATTGATCACATACCAGAAGGATATACAGGACATTTTCGTGATCCGCAGGTATTTGAACATGAAAATAGCTATTATCTCGTGATTGGCGCTCAAACAAATCAAGAACAAGGAAAAATTCTAGTCTATCAAAGTGATGATTTGAAGTGCTGGTCGCTTTTAGGACCCTTGTCATTTACCAACGAATCAATGGGATACATGATTGAATGTCCACATTTGGTTGGATTGTCAAAGACACCCATTTTAATATTCTGTCCTCAAGGATTGGATAAGACCATCCTAGACTATGATAATTTGAATCCAAATGCCTATATAATAGGAGATTTCGTTGATTTTCAGTCGCTGACTTTTGAAGGAACAACAGAACTTCGAAATTTAGATGATGGTTTCGATGTATATGCTTCGCAAGCAATTGATGCGCCAGACGGAAGAACGCTTTGCGTCAGCTGGTTAGGACTTCCAGAAAATGAGTATCCTGTTTACCAAGATGGTTGGACAAATTGTTTAAGTTTAGTGAAGGAATTGAAAGTAAAAGGAAACCAATTATATCAATATCCTGTAGAAGAAATGAACAAAACTAAACGATTGCTTGAAGAAAAAGCAGAGAAAATAAATAGCATGGTAACTTTACACCAGCCAGATGAAAATGCTTATGAATTAGAAATTCTTCTTCCTGAAAATCAACAAGGGACCCTCTATCTTTTGGCAAATAAAGAGCAGACTCGCTACTTAAAAGTTGATTTTGACTCAGAACGAGGTCTTGTTGAAGTAGACCGCACGAATGTAGGGATTGGAAAGATGAATGAAACAAAATCAACACGTCAAAGTAAACTCCTTCCAAACAAAGAGTTGAAGATGAATATCTTCGTTGATACTTCATCCGTAGAAATCTTTTTCAATGATGGCTTGAAAGTATTATCGAGTCTTGCTTTCCCAGAAAAAGAAGATACATTTATCTTTTTGGAAATGAAAGAAAGTCATGTCAGTACGCGCCTTTTTAAAATTGAATAGAAGTTTGCAAACAGAGATGAGTCCCATAATTTGAGACTTATCTCTGTTTTTATATCGAACGTAACACTCTTGGTCGTTAGTATTCTTTTCTTCCGGCGATTTGTATAGTACAGTCCGAGAAAAAAATCTGTACTATACAACTGATTTAAAGTAGTCGTATTCTTGAACAAAAAAATAACGATAGAACGATAATAAGGCAAGAAGGTGTCACCGTAAGAACCCGAAGTTTGTTATATTAAGACTACTTGTAATTTAAGAGGAATTCGGAAGGGGTATGGAATTGAAAGAAAATAAAATAAAGAAGATTACACGCAATCAAAAAATAACTGTGAATGCGATTGCAGTTATTGCATTCATCTGTACGATTGTTTTTAATATTGGAAAAACAATTTATAGCAAAGAAGGGCAAATTGCACATTTACTGGAAATTTTAGAAAAAGGGGACTCGGTGCAGGCTGCAAAAATTCTCACAACCGATGATCCAAACTTCGAAATTACTGCAGATTCCATCCAACCTTATATACGGTTTGTTGAAGGGAATTCAACTTATTTATTTGATTTGGAAAGGTACCTTTCTGGAGATGAAGAGCAAGACAATCTGACTATGGTACAAAATGGAAAAACCATGTTCTTTTTTGACAACTACGACTTTGTCTTGGAGCCAGTCTATATGGAGCTCCATACCAACTATAAGGGGACTGCCTTTCTGATAGATGGAGAAGAAGTTCAAGTCTCTGATAGTGAAGATTATTCAACAACAGTGGGACCGTATGCTCCAGGCGAATTTGATATTACTGCAATGGCAACATTAAATGGATTTGAATTTGTCAATTCAGACTCTGTCAATTTAGTTTGGGATTATGAAGATGCTCCTGTCTACATCGATTTGCCTTTAGAGGGTGAACGTTTTAAAGTAGGTGGTGATTTATCTGGTTGGACTGTATTTGTTAACGGAAACCCTGCTGGCACGCTTAATGAAGATGGAGACGGAGAGTTTGGGCCGATTTTGTTGGAAAAGAGAGTAGAGATACACGCAGAGAAAGAGTATCCCTCTGGAACAATCGCTACCGAACCACAAATTCTTAGAGAAATAGATGAAGTTTTTATCGCGAAGTATGCTGAGCCATTAAATCTTCCGATGACTTCAAGGCTACTGTTCGATTTGTATTTCAATATTATCAATCACTTCCACAATTCCGAAGAAATTGAGGATAGAGCCTACACCGAACTTTCTGAGCTGTTAGTAGGAGGAACTGAAAATCCAATCTATGATCAAATAGCGAACCTTGTCAGCCAAAATAAAGCTGACACAGAGGCATATGATATTCGTTTTGACCACTCGACTTCTGAAATGTTACGAACCGACATGGATACCTACGAGATAAGTATGAATATTGTTGAACGTCGTCAATATCCAAGACGGTCTAGCAAAGAAAGCATACGCACTGTCCATCCGTGTGTCGCGACTATAAAAGTAATCGAGACCGATGAAGAGGGGATCCCGACAAAATTACAGTTGGCGGCGATTGAGGCAGTGGATTAAAATGACTACATTCATACTTAATGGGTATAGAAAATATTTGGGCTATAAAACCATATGACTAGGAGCAAAGACATGAAGAAAATACGAGTTTTACTAAGTGTTAGCTTATTATTATTGCTAACTGCTTGCAACGGGGAAGAATTAGAAGAAACCAAAGTCACTAGTGAAGAAGTTGTTGTAGAAGCTATAATTGATGATTCGCTCGTGGGCGTATATGAGTACATAAGTCCGATCCAAGAAGATACACCAGAAGAAGAGGTTTTATTGGAACTATCGAGTGACGGGAAGTTCGTGCACAGCCGAACTTATTATGAAGACGCTGATAAGGAAGGTATCGAATTCGCAGAGTCATCACTAGGATATGTCATGAAAGACGAAGGAGATCTTAATTCCTATCTCATTGATTCATCAGCAGATTTCAAGATTGAAACGTTGATAACAAAAAAAGTTTTCCAAAGTGAAGATGAAATGATGACTGCTATCGAAAATTACTCAGAAGAATATATTCCTTATTATGACAGAGAGTATGAAATTGCCGAAGATTACATTCATATCACATTGACTGCAACAGAAGAAACAATGAGTGGGCAACAAGAAGGAAATCAGCCGATACTAGAAACAATAGAAGAAGGTATCATGTTTGAAGGGAAATTATTCCAGAAACGATAAATAATTGAGAGAATGTCTAAAAAGCAGGGAGTATTTTATTCTGAAAAGAATGTTGCTTCCTGCTTATATTTATATGCTATAAAGAAGAGTGCTACAAAATCCACCTCTTCAATAAGTTGGAGTGTTTACATCTTTCTTGTCGAATCTCCCATTATTTAATATATAATGGAAGATATTCATCAACTCAAAAGGAGAAAAATAAACATGAAGGCACTCATTGTTTACGCACACCCAAGAAAAGAAAGTTTTTCATACGCACTATTAAATCGAGTAAAAAAGGTACTCGAGAAAAAGAACTATGAAGTAGAAGTGAGAGACTTATACGCAATGAATTTTAATCCTATTCTGGATGGACCGGACATGATCTATACCAATGAAGGTGATTTCGTTCGTGAAAATAATGAATACCCAGCAGATGTCAAAATCGAACAGCAGTTGATTATGGAAAGCGAGTTACTGATTTATCTATTCCCAATCTGGTGGAACGGTATGCCAGCCATCATGAAAGGATACATTGACCGGGTATTCCAACATGGTTTTGCCTATAGTTTTACCTCTGATGAACCTAAAAGACGATTCACAGGAAAACGGGCTTTATTTTTGACACCTACTGGTCAGCCGCAAAGTCTGACAGGTGAGGATACAAAGATTACCCAAGCCATTAAAACATTAACCTCTGAATGGTTGTTCAATAGTATTGACGTAGAAATTATTGACCATATCTTCTATGGCAGAGTGCCTTATCTCTCAAGGGAAGAGCTTGAAGATTATATAGAGGAAACAGAAGAAATTATTGACGCACGCGTTTAGGATGAATTTTACTTCATAATAAGTGGAAAAAGAAAAACATTCCAAAACAAGCAGCCTCCATATGGGGCTGCTTGTTCGATAATCTATGCCAATATTATTCTTCTTCAATTAAAACGGGAGCTTTTTGATTTTTTTGAGTATATAAGAAAACAGGAACACCCAACAGAGTCAAGACGATTCCCAATAAAGCGTTGAACGGCTGCGTCAGCAGAGTACTCATTAAAATAAACAAGCCTCCTGCAATTGCTACCAGCGGAATAAAGGGATAGAGCGGCACTTTGTAAGAGCGCTCAATTGCTGGTTTTCTTTTCCGCAGGATAATGACTGCCAGGAAAGTCATGGTAGAGAAAATCCATATAACGAATACAATCAAATCAGTCAGCTGATTGAACGAACCGGACAGCATCATCACGACAGAGATAGAAACAATCATTATGCCGCCATTCATTGGGACATAAGTTTTGGGATGCAAAACACCGAACCAGTCAGCAAAGGGAAGCAATCCTCTTTTTGCCAGTACATAGGGAATGCGTATAGCAGAAATGAAGTAGCCATTCATTGCACCAAAAACAGAGATTAAAATTCCAACCGTGATTAATTTGCCGCCAATACCTGGAAATAACTTTGAAGCAACGGCAGCTGCAGGTGTAGCAGTTC
Coding sequences:
- a CDS encoding glycoside hydrolase family 3 N-terminal domain-containing protein: MNKEKLDRLFSTLSFEEKVGQMIQLTGDFFNIDERIMETGPMKKLGLHDNFEPFNVGSVLNVTDSKNVVELQTEYLKRATHRIPLLFMADVIYGYKSIFPIPLAQTCSWNFDLIEKSAQVIAKECYDAGIHVTFSPMVDVARDARWGRVMESPGEDVLLAKKYAEHMVRGIQGNREMIGENHIAACVKHFAAYGAPTAGREYNSVDLSMTSLRNTYLPSYKAAMDAGVKLVMTAFNTLNGIPCTGNEWLNKELLRDEYDFEGVLISDYAAIEELKYHGYTANNQESAEKAIQSTVDIDMKTAIYANELKTLTEENPLLLQLVDESAYRVLTLKNDLGLFEDPYRGMKREAEAETSSFPREHIEAMEELARESIVLLKNADQLPLKKKKIALIGPYSKEKSVLGFWAITGDEEDAYSLYDGLTEFSDEENLGWDIEVASGAPLIQEKDFYQFGKYADRFVEETQSQEQLLAEALEIANASDIVLLALGESAYQSGEGGSRVNPSLPEHQIALLKELKKTGKPIILIVFSGRPLLLDKVVDEVEAIIYAWFPGTMSGKVLAEILSGKVNPSARLSMTFPRAVGQIPIYYSELSTGRPHERIEPYHRFASRYLDESNSPLFPFGFGLSYSQVEYTEMKAKEEAGKHYVTIQVRNTGVYPTKEVVQLYVQDKAASVVRPVKELRAFEKISLKPGETSEVAFELTDDLFSFIDNEGNEIVEAGEYILFIGQHALDDRFQLTVQR
- a CDS encoding sucrose-specific PTS transporter subunit IIBC; this encodes MAEKEYLNIARDVIDAVGGQDNISSMAHCATRLRLVVKDRDKIQDEKVENIDKAKGFFFTSGQYQIIFGTGIVNRVYEAMEEVGVSATTKEGLKEQAADKEGSSLKRLIRVFGDVFVPIIPALVATGLFMGLRGLLTQPQMLGLFGMTPDSISSNFIMVTQILTDTAFAFLPVLVCWSAFRVFGGSPLLGILLGLMLVSPSLPTSWDVAQGTGDPLLFFGFIKVAGYQGSVLPAFIMGFLGANIEKKVRKVVPPALDLILTPFISLLAMLLLALFLVGPVFHEAEMLLLHAVEWILNLPFGLGGLIYGGLNQIIVVTGLHHALNLIEIQLLAETGWNPVNMISTASIVAQAGAAFAVGLKSKKTKVKAVAFPSTFSALLGITEPAMFGVNLRYGKPFIMGLLGGAVGGFLASIFNMQATGMSITAIPGLLLYLNNQFFMYILISVISFFVAFGLTWMFGYNDGMLEK
- a CDS encoding sucrose-6-phosphate hydrolase; the protein is MLPQKEWTMEEKYLPYDQWSEEYVNQLRASVQASKWRQTFHVQPETGLLNDPNGFSYHDGKWHLFYQAFPYGPVHGLKSWYKVESKDLIHWESQGSAILPDTVYDSHGAYSGSALPVGDDLRIFYTGNVRDEEWNRSSYQLGAVMKKDKILKLEKPLIDHIPEGYTGHFRDPQVFEHENSYYLVIGAQTNQEQGKILVYQSDDLKCWSLLGPLSFTNESMGYMIECPHLVGLSKTPILIFCPQGLDKTILDYDNLNPNAYIIGDFVDFQSLTFEGTTELRNLDDGFDVYASQAIDAPDGRTLCVSWLGLPENEYPVYQDGWTNCLSLVKELKVKGNQLYQYPVEEMNKTKRLLEEKAEKINSMVTLHQPDENAYELEILLPENQQGTLYLLANKEQTRYLKVDFDSERGLVEVDRTNVGIGKMNETKSTRQSKLLPNKELKMNIFVDTSSVEIFFNDGLKVLSSLAFPEKEDTFIFLEMKESHVSTRLFKIE
- a CDS encoding zinc ribbon domain-containing protein translates to MKENKIKKITRNQKITVNAIAVIAFICTIVFNIGKTIYSKEGQIAHLLEILEKGDSVQAAKILTTDDPNFEITADSIQPYIRFVEGNSTYLFDLERYLSGDEEQDNLTMVQNGKTMFFFDNYDFVLEPVYMELHTNYKGTAFLIDGEEVQVSDSEDYSTTVGPYAPGEFDITAMATLNGFEFVNSDSVNLVWDYEDAPVYIDLPLEGERFKVGGDLSGWTVFVNGNPAGTLNEDGDGEFGPILLEKRVEIHAEKEYPSGTIATEPQILREIDEVFIAKYAEPLNLPMTSRLLFDLYFNIINHFHNSEEIEDRAYTELSELLVGGTENPIYDQIANLVSQNKADTEAYDIRFDHSTSEMLRTDMDTYEISMNIVERRQYPRRSSKESIRTVHPCVATIKVIETDEEGIPTKLQLAAIEAVD
- a CDS encoding NAD(P)H-dependent oxidoreductase; protein product: MKALIVYAHPRKESFSYALLNRVKKVLEKKNYEVEVRDLYAMNFNPILDGPDMIYTNEGDFVRENNEYPADVKIEQQLIMESELLIYLFPIWWNGMPAIMKGYIDRVFQHGFAYSFTSDEPKRRFTGKRALFLTPTGQPQSLTGEDTKITQAIKTLTSEWLFNSIDVEIIDHIFYGRVPYLSREELEDYIEETEEIIDARV